A single window of Cheilinus undulatus linkage group 12, ASM1832078v1, whole genome shotgun sequence DNA harbors:
- the LOC121519137 gene encoding uncharacterized protein LOC121519137 encodes MSHIFFLICCLATLSTPLRGAPIDDQIDSGDGEHSADGVLKSPGSSTLVSVTEADRTTEDSSLLNMQSLKAALKTPDPYPSTSPTPTTTPPDDSFFKEECLQVFFVSGGLIILCAILLISTLILAWKVCSLNRRIKELSNNRDLVCTSEYWMEAGKDKNKSETQPSETTVLMSDLSQNKEETGNGTTKEEGEKAKKDEQTGEESKSKEDGAPTKSEEAAATPAPVSESSTSSKPQEEAGQSKAADTAAAASSEGTGEAKDVV; translated from the coding sequence ATGAGTCACATCTTCTTCCTGATATGTTGCCTTGCAACTCTGAGCACACCGCTCCGTGGAGCTCCGATAGATGACCAAATTGACTCTGGTGATGGTGAACATTCAGCTGATGGTGTTTTAAAGTCTCCTGGTAGCAGTACTTTAGTCAGTGTTACTGAGGCTGACAGAACAACTGAGGACAGCAGCCTGTTGAATATGCAGTCACTTAAAGCTGCCCTGAAAACTCCTGACCCATATCCATCCACTAGTCCAACCCCCACCACCACACCTCCTGATGATTCTTTCTTCAAGGAGGAATGTCTCCAGGTGTTTTTCGTGTCAGGTGGACTGATCATACTCTGTGCCATTCTGCTCATCTCCACCTTGATATTGGCCTGGAAGGTGTGCAGCTTAAACAGACGCATCAAGGAGCTCAGCAACAACAGGGACCTGGTCTGCACCTCAGAGTACTGGATGGAGGCAGGCAAGGACAAAAACAAGTCAGAGACACAGCCTAGTGAGACCACTGTGTTAATGTCCGATCTGAGTCAAAACAAGGAGGAGACAGGTAACGGCACCACCAAGGAAGAAGGGGAGAAGGCGAAAAAGGACGAACAAACGGGGGAGGAGAGCAAGAGCAAGGAGGATGGGGCTCCAACAAAGAGCGAGGAAGCTGCTGCTACACCTGCACCCGTCTCGGAGAGTTCAACCTCCTCAAAGCCACAAGAGGAGGCCGGACAGTCAAAGGCCGCTGACACTGCAGCAGCCGCCTCCTCTGAGGGTACAGGGGAGGCAAAGGATGTGgtgtag
- the LOC121519322 gene encoding oligodendrocyte-myelin glycoprotein-like isoform X2, with translation MRRHVLLNLSHHEALLELLLVLLLGLRVLAVCPDVCTCSHSHREVDCSWRGLRLLPNGLQHNIHSLNLSHNRFHNLDGQLTTYTHLRFLDLSHNRLSHLPTGLPRSLWNLYASFNRFQLLDKNDTVYQWNLRMLDLSNNKLERAIFINNTLINLCMLNLSRNHFRTLPTNMPAQVETIDLSHNLLVKVLPGSLDRLTKLTHFYLHANCFSSLPFGVFDNLESLKVINLGDNPWDCHLHADIAYLLYWSQRTPARILGCPCHTQPVCGGVRPSKTGGWHFASYNLPPLAAGAQDQNSMPPEASVTGWWYMSVSSLLSTPNTPRETSNTQHSTFRITPISFSTLAPRRTGTHQTINHLSIAEHMLHIDSHFNHRTKEASTVDFLHTTDTNIISATPTRDDMTPTTDSFLTTESPTTQTKKTTTLRTRSVRRHNQSIPRGINNSSLAHATCSLVTFLHNLGLLFLFLQEVL, from the exons ATGAGAAG GCATGTGCTGCTGAATCTCTCCCATCATGAGGCCCTGCTTGAACTTCTTCTGGTGCTCTTGCTGGGGTTGCGTGTCCTTGCCGTGTGCCCTGATGTGTGCACCTGCAGCCATAGCCACCGGGAGGTAGACTGCTCCTGGAGGGGTTTGAGACTGTTACCCAACGGCTTACAGCACAACATTCACTCCCTCAACTTGTCCCACAATCGTTTCCACAACCTGGATGGCCAGCTCACGACATATACCCATCTACGCTTCCTTGATCTGTCCCACAACCGCCTGAGTCACCTCCCAACTGGCTTGCCGCGATCGCTCTGGAACCTCTATGCCTCCTTCAACCGATTCCAGCTGCTGGACAAGAATGACACAGTCTACCAGTGGAATCTGCGAATGCTTGACCTCTCTAACAACAAGCTAGAGCGGGCGATCTTCATCAATAACACCCTGATCAATCTGTGCATGCTAAACCTCAGCCGCAATCACTTCCGGACTTTACCCACTAACATGCCTGCACAAGTTGAGACCATAGACCTGTCCCACAACTTACTTGTTAAGGTGCTGCCGGGATCTCTAGACCGGCTAACCAAGCTAACTCACTTTTATCTGCATGCCAACTGCTTTTCCTCACTGCCGTTTGGAGTGTTTGACAATCTGGAGTCACTAAAAGTCATCAACCTTGGCGACAACCCTTGGGACTGTCACCTTCATGCCGACATTGCCTACCTACTCTACTGGTCACAGCGCACCCCTGCAAGGATCCTGGGCTGCCCCTGCCATACCCAGCCTGTCTGTGGAGGGGTGCGCCCTAGTAAGACTGGAGGGTGGCATTTTGCTTCCTATAACCTGCCCCCTCTTGCAGCAGGTGCTCAGGACCAAAACTCCATGCCTCCAGAAGCCAGCGTCACTGGTTGGTGGTACATGTCGGTTTCGTCTCTGCTAAGCACCCCTAACACCCCTAGGGAAACttcaaacacacaacacagcaCCTTTAGAATCACACCCATTAGCTTCTCCACCCTAGCACCCAGAAGAACAGGCACACACCAAACTATTAATCACCTTTCTATTGCAGAGCACATGCTTCACATCGATTCACATTTCAATCATCGCACAAAGGAGGCCTCAACTGTTGATTTCCTCCACACCACAGACACCAACATCATTAGTGCAACACCTACAAGAGATGACATGACACCGACGACAGACAGTTTCCTAACAACAGAGAGCCCCAccacacaaacaaagaaaacaaccacgCTCCGCACCAGGAGTGTGAGGAGGCACAATCAGTCCATTCCTCGTGGCATCAACAACAGCAGCCTGGCTCATGCTACTTGCTCCTTGGTGACTTTCCTGCACAACCTGGggcttctgtttctgtttctgcaaGAAGTCCTATGa
- the LOC121519322 gene encoding oligodendrocyte-myelin glycoprotein-like isoform X1, which produces MRSRHVLLNLSHHEALLELLLVLLLGLRVLAVCPDVCTCSHSHREVDCSWRGLRLLPNGLQHNIHSLNLSHNRFHNLDGQLTTYTHLRFLDLSHNRLSHLPTGLPRSLWNLYASFNRFQLLDKNDTVYQWNLRMLDLSNNKLERAIFINNTLINLCMLNLSRNHFRTLPTNMPAQVETIDLSHNLLVKVLPGSLDRLTKLTHFYLHANCFSSLPFGVFDNLESLKVINLGDNPWDCHLHADIAYLLYWSQRTPARILGCPCHTQPVCGGVRPSKTGGWHFASYNLPPLAAGAQDQNSMPPEASVTGWWYMSVSSLLSTPNTPRETSNTQHSTFRITPISFSTLAPRRTGTHQTINHLSIAEHMLHIDSHFNHRTKEASTVDFLHTTDTNIISATPTRDDMTPTTDSFLTTESPTTQTKKTTTLRTRSVRRHNQSIPRGINNSSLAHATCSLVTFLHNLGLLFLFLQEVL; this is translated from the exons ATGAGAAG CAGGCATGTGCTGCTGAATCTCTCCCATCATGAGGCCCTGCTTGAACTTCTTCTGGTGCTCTTGCTGGGGTTGCGTGTCCTTGCCGTGTGCCCTGATGTGTGCACCTGCAGCCATAGCCACCGGGAGGTAGACTGCTCCTGGAGGGGTTTGAGACTGTTACCCAACGGCTTACAGCACAACATTCACTCCCTCAACTTGTCCCACAATCGTTTCCACAACCTGGATGGCCAGCTCACGACATATACCCATCTACGCTTCCTTGATCTGTCCCACAACCGCCTGAGTCACCTCCCAACTGGCTTGCCGCGATCGCTCTGGAACCTCTATGCCTCCTTCAACCGATTCCAGCTGCTGGACAAGAATGACACAGTCTACCAGTGGAATCTGCGAATGCTTGACCTCTCTAACAACAAGCTAGAGCGGGCGATCTTCATCAATAACACCCTGATCAATCTGTGCATGCTAAACCTCAGCCGCAATCACTTCCGGACTTTACCCACTAACATGCCTGCACAAGTTGAGACCATAGACCTGTCCCACAACTTACTTGTTAAGGTGCTGCCGGGATCTCTAGACCGGCTAACCAAGCTAACTCACTTTTATCTGCATGCCAACTGCTTTTCCTCACTGCCGTTTGGAGTGTTTGACAATCTGGAGTCACTAAAAGTCATCAACCTTGGCGACAACCCTTGGGACTGTCACCTTCATGCCGACATTGCCTACCTACTCTACTGGTCACAGCGCACCCCTGCAAGGATCCTGGGCTGCCCCTGCCATACCCAGCCTGTCTGTGGAGGGGTGCGCCCTAGTAAGACTGGAGGGTGGCATTTTGCTTCCTATAACCTGCCCCCTCTTGCAGCAGGTGCTCAGGACCAAAACTCCATGCCTCCAGAAGCCAGCGTCACTGGTTGGTGGTACATGTCGGTTTCGTCTCTGCTAAGCACCCCTAACACCCCTAGGGAAACttcaaacacacaacacagcaCCTTTAGAATCACACCCATTAGCTTCTCCACCCTAGCACCCAGAAGAACAGGCACACACCAAACTATTAATCACCTTTCTATTGCAGAGCACATGCTTCACATCGATTCACATTTCAATCATCGCACAAAGGAGGCCTCAACTGTTGATTTCCTCCACACCACAGACACCAACATCATTAGTGCAACACCTACAAGAGATGACATGACACCGACGACAGACAGTTTCCTAACAACAGAGAGCCCCAccacacaaacaaagaaaacaaccacgCTCCGCACCAGGAGTGTGAGGAGGCACAATCAGTCCATTCCTCGTGGCATCAACAACAGCAGCCTGGCTCATGCTACTTGCTCCTTGGTGACTTTCCTGCACAACCTGGggcttctgtttctgtttctgcaaGAAGTCCTATGa